In one Limnothrix sp. FACHB-406 genomic region, the following are encoded:
- a CDS encoding site-specific DNA-methyltransferase, whose translation MPHSKKTRSSSEKMTQIDYIKHDDTRLNIPTQENQVFAVKEEQKKIRYPRDTALDPQLVWKGKDEQDGQDLEVLAVPIHIQEHIDSHHLIEEFRKKSDDTELSENAAQLDLFATVFQGDLDFEKRIEFYQHETDWTNRLILGDSLVVMNSLAEKEQLRGKVQCIYIDPPYGIKFGSNWQVSTRKRDVKDGKLEETTRQPEQIRAFRDTWELGIHSYLSYLRDRLMVARELLTETGSCFVQIGDENVHLVRCLMDEVFGSENFHANIIVKKTSGLSKGDLPRTVDYILWYSKNEKLKYHQLFYDKSEEVAKDPHYRSNTDGEFVRLGDLSGPFNNVKSCLFEFDFQGKSYQYPKGRQWKTTLLGMTRLDKADRIRPSKASLNYLRRLDDFYVRMVDDTWYDISGAIQSRLDPKIYIVQTSTQVVARCILMTTDPGDLVLDPTCGSGTTAYVAEQWGRRWITIDTSRVALALARTRLMTAKYPYYLLKDSPEGLAKLADLTGQPIAPQATKNDIKKGFVYRTVPHITLKSIANNEAIDTIHEKWQAKLDPCRAEINRLLGQNWQEWEIPRETAETWPAAAKKQHAQWWEWRRKRQQEIDDSIAQRADQETLYDQPYEDKKRLRVTGPFTVESLSPHRVLDSDGERPKTERAGQVMASDQFETRVIENLSRAGVQNTKKGERLEFETLEPCASKGWIHATGTYRDGDGDHKTVAVLIGPEYGTVGSDHIREAAKEAVKGFGFDTLVVCAFAFDASVTEESKRYGNLQILITRINPDLMLDDGLLKKTSAANLFVVFGEPDLSLDRLEDGQYTVTLKGLDIYDPTTGQIRSSTTDDIAAWFIDTHYNEESFYVRHAYFTGADRPYEKLQKTLKAEIDPEAWEVLYSTTSRPFPKPSTGKIAVKVINHYGDEVLKVYDLK comes from the coding sequence ATGCCTCATTCTAAAAAGACTAGAAGCAGTTCCGAAAAAATGACTCAAATAGATTATATTAAGCACGATGATACTCGTCTCAATATACCGACTCAAGAAAACCAAGTATTTGCTGTGAAAGAAGAACAAAAAAAGATTCGTTACCCCCGTGATACGGCGCTTGACCCACAGTTGGTTTGGAAAGGAAAAGATGAACAAGATGGGCAGGATTTAGAAGTTCTGGCCGTTCCAATTCATATCCAAGAACATATTGATTCTCATCACTTAATTGAAGAATTTCGGAAGAAATCAGACGATACGGAGTTGAGTGAAAATGCAGCACAGCTCGACTTATTCGCAACTGTTTTTCAAGGCGATTTAGATTTTGAAAAGAGAATTGAGTTTTATCAGCATGAAACAGACTGGACAAATCGCCTAATTTTGGGTGATTCATTGGTGGTGATGAATTCCCTAGCGGAAAAGGAACAGCTACGGGGCAAGGTGCAATGTATTTATATTGACCCGCCCTATGGGATTAAGTTTGGTTCTAATTGGCAGGTTTCAACGCGCAAACGGGATGTGAAGGATGGCAAGTTGGAAGAAACAACGCGCCAACCGGAACAAATTCGCGCGTTTCGGGATACTTGGGAACTGGGGATTCATTCCTATCTCAGCTATCTGCGTGATCGCCTGATGGTCGCGCGAGAATTGCTAACAGAAACAGGTAGTTGTTTTGTCCAAATTGGCGATGAGAATGTGCATCTTGTTCGTTGCTTAATGGATGAAGTTTTTGGTAGTGAAAATTTCCATGCGAATATAATTGTTAAAAAAACAAGTGGCTTAAGTAAAGGCGATTTGCCTAGAACCGTCGATTATATTCTTTGGTATAGTAAGAATGAAAAATTAAAGTATCACCAACTCTTTTACGATAAATCAGAAGAAGTCGCAAAAGATCCTCATTATCGCTCTAATACAGACGGAGAATTTGTTAGGCTTGGTGATTTGTCTGGGCCCTTCAATAATGTAAAATCTTGTCTGTTTGAATTTGATTTTCAGGGGAAATCTTATCAATATCCTAAAGGGAGACAGTGGAAGACTACTCTTTTGGGTATGACTCGTCTTGATAAGGCTGATCGAATTAGACCGTCAAAGGCGAGTCTTAATTACTTGCGCCGTCTGGATGATTTTTACGTGCGCATGGTTGATGATACTTGGTATGACATTAGTGGAGCAATTCAAAGTCGCTTAGACCCCAAGATTTACATAGTACAGACCTCAACTCAAGTAGTTGCCCGTTGTATTTTAATGACTACTGATCCAGGCGATTTAGTTCTAGATCCAACTTGCGGATCGGGAACTACTGCCTATGTGGCCGAACAGTGGGGGAGACGTTGGATCACGATCGATACCAGTCGCGTTGCGTTGGCATTGGCTCGCACGCGATTGATGACCGCTAAATATCCCTATTACCTGCTGAAAGATTCCCCTGAAGGCTTGGCAAAACTGGCTGATTTGACCGGCCAGCCGATCGCCCCGCAAGCCACCAAAAATGACATCAAAAAAGGCTTTGTTTATCGCACCGTTCCCCACATCACGCTCAAGTCGATCGCCAACAATGAAGCGATCGACACCATCCATGAAAAATGGCAAGCCAAACTAGACCCATGCCGCGCTGAAATCAACCGGCTGTTGGGGCAAAACTGGCAAGAGTGGGAGATTCCCCGCGAGACAGCAGAAACCTGGCCTGCTGCTGCCAAAAAACAGCACGCCCAATGGTGGGAATGGCGACGCAAGCGGCAACAGGAGATCGATGATTCGATCGCCCAACGCGCCGATCAAGAAACCCTCTATGACCAGCCCTATGAGGATAAAAAGCGGCTGCGCGTAACCGGCCCCTTCACGGTTGAAAGCCTTTCACCCCACCGGGTTCTCGATTCCGATGGCGAACGTCCCAAAACCGAACGGGCCGGGCAGGTCATGGCCAGCGATCAGTTTGAAACTCGGGTGATCGAGAACTTGAGCAGGGCTGGTGTGCAAAACACCAAGAAAGGCGAGCGCCTAGAGTTTGAAACCCTAGAGCCTTGCGCGTCGAAAGGTTGGATTCATGCCACCGGGACTTATCGCGATGGCGACGGCGATCACAAAACCGTGGCCGTCTTAATTGGCCCGGAATATGGAACCGTAGGGAGCGATCATATCAGAGAAGCCGCCAAAGAGGCCGTCAAGGGGTTTGGTTTTGATACGTTGGTTGTCTGTGCCTTTGCCTTTGATGCCAGCGTCACGGAAGAGTCGAAACGATATGGCAATCTCCAAATCCTAATCACACGGATCAATCCCGATCTGATGCTCGATGATGGGCTGCTGAAAAAAACCAGCGCTGCCAACCTGTTTGTGGTGTTTGGGGAGCCAGACCTATCGCTCGATCGCCTAGAGGATGGCCAATACACCGTTACGCTCAAGGGACTGGATATCTACGACCCAACCACTGGCCAAATCCGTAGCAGCACAACCGATGATATTGCCGCCTGGTTCATTGACACGCACTACAACGAAGAAAGCTTCTACGTTCGCCACGCCTACTTCACAGGAGCCGATCGACCCTACGAAAAGCTGCAAAAAACCCTGAAAGCAGAAATCGATCCCGAGGCCTGGGAAGTGCTCTATTCCACCACTAGCCGGCCGTTCCCCAAACCCAGCACGGGCAAAATCGCGGTCAAGGTGATTAACCACTATGGCGATGAAGTCCTGAAAGTCTACGACCTGAAATAG
- a CDS encoding Uma2 family endonuclease produces the protein MIALSDQHYFSPEEFLVWEAQQSERYEYFNGQAYAMSGGTLPHSAIAINLVALLRNHMRQKNCRLYGSDARVFVSEKGPFFYPDLVVTCDARDFNAIQGLRHPCLIIEVLSPSTQAFDCSEKFRQYRRLESLQEYILIASDRPAIDCYYHRESKRWDFESYSPQDNNLGDVESDSESMDLSEIIVPFKSLDFSCSLAMVYEDVVFGANTNQV, from the coding sequence ATGATTGCGCTTTCTGATCAACATTATTTTTCCCCAGAAGAGTTTCTGGTGTGGGAAGCCCAGCAATCTGAGCGTTATGAATACTTTAATGGGCAAGCTTACGCGATGTCTGGGGGCACGTTGCCTCATAGTGCGATCGCGATTAACCTTGTGGCGCTCTTGCGTAATCATATGCGGCAAAAAAACTGCCGTCTCTATGGTAGTGATGCCAGGGTCTTTGTTAGCGAAAAGGGGCCATTTTTCTATCCAGACCTGGTAGTGACTTGTGATGCACGGGATTTTAATGCAATTCAGGGCTTGCGGCATCCCTGTCTAATTATTGAGGTCTTATCGCCATCAACACAGGCTTTTGATTGTTCTGAAAAGTTTCGGCAATATCGCAGGCTGGAATCATTGCAGGAGTATATTTTGATTGCGAGCGATCGCCCTGCAATTGATTGCTATTATCATCGAGAGTCAAAACGCTGGGATTTTGAAAGTTATAGTCCCCAGGATAATAATCTTGGTGATGTTGAATCTGATTCAGAATCAATGGATCTTTCAGAAATTATTGTGCCATTTAAGAGTTTAGATTTTAGTTGCAGCTTGGCAATGGTCTATGAGGATGTTGTTTTTGGTGCGAATACCAATCAGGTTTGA